A genomic stretch from Bosea sp. F3-2 includes:
- a CDS encoding ABC transporter substrate-binding protein, giving the protein MKPARLAALSILSLALPALPAMAQEPFKIGVSVGLSGYAAAVDRGWRDGLEIAAAHINGKGGVLGRKIELVVEDNKSEPQEAVTIYRKMIGSDKVGMFISGCVSAGNFAAAPFYARAKIPAMLCSILPPQPEQVAWSFSFLPPPRFEVEKRYGYLKDKTQIRTVGILHDPTPYANLQKDIAVKEAAGFGIQVPAVEEYRQDDADLSNQISKTASAGGKAIIKIGLGGSTLTAAKNIKQLGQDTLLMGSIDDLAVWKPAGEVLGPQFLFVASPAQVYDSLPEGSLKQEIARFLPLWRAKHGDRDPMWAGKGWDALMFAVAAIEKAQSFDGAKIRDAAENVPAFQGTGGIYKFSQTLHQGITENPFFIGTIVNGRAQVLP; this is encoded by the coding sequence ATGAAACCTGCACGTCTCGCAGCATTGTCCATTCTGTCGCTGGCTCTGCCGGCATTGCCCGCCATGGCTCAGGAGCCGTTCAAGATCGGCGTTTCGGTAGGTCTGAGCGGCTATGCGGCGGCGGTCGATCGTGGCTGGCGCGACGGGCTCGAAATCGCCGCGGCCCATATCAACGGCAAGGGCGGCGTGCTTGGCCGCAAGATCGAACTCGTCGTCGAGGACAACAAGTCGGAGCCGCAGGAGGCGGTGACGATCTATCGAAAGATGATCGGCTCCGACAAGGTCGGCATGTTCATCAGCGGTTGCGTCTCAGCCGGCAACTTCGCGGCCGCGCCCTTCTATGCCCGGGCCAAGATCCCGGCGATGCTGTGCTCGATCCTGCCGCCGCAGCCGGAGCAGGTGGCGTGGTCCTTCAGCTTCCTGCCGCCGCCGCGTTTCGAGGTCGAGAAGCGCTACGGCTACCTCAAGGACAAGACCCAGATCAGGACCGTCGGCATCCTGCATGACCCGACGCCCTACGCCAATCTCCAGAAGGACATTGCGGTCAAGGAGGCGGCGGGCTTCGGAATTCAGGTGCCGGCCGTCGAGGAGTACCGGCAGGACGACGCCGACCTCAGCAACCAGATTTCGAAGACCGCCTCGGCTGGCGGCAAGGCGATCATCAAGATCGGGCTCGGCGGCTCGACCCTGACGGCGGCCAAGAACATCAAGCAGCTCGGGCAGGACACGCTGCTGATGGGCAGCATCGACGATCTGGCGGTCTGGAAGCCGGCCGGAGAAGTTCTCGGTCCGCAGTTCCTCTTCGTCGCTTCGCCGGCTCAAGTTTATGACAGCCTGCCGGAAGGTTCGCTCAAGCAGGAGATCGCCCGGTTCCTGCCGCTCTGGCGGGCCAAGCATGGCGATCGCGATCCGATGTGGGCCGGGAAGGGCTGGGACGCGCTGATGTTCGCGGTCGCCGCGATCGAGAAGGCGCAGAGCTTCGACGGCGCAAAGATCCGCGATGCGGCCGAAAACGTGCCCGCCTTCCAGGGGACGGGCGGCATCTACAAATTCTCGCAGACGCTGCATCAGGGGATCACGGAAAACCCGTTCTTCATCGGGACGATCGTGAACGGCCGCGCCCAGGTGCTGCCGTGA
- a CDS encoding aldehyde dehydrogenase family protein gives MSLADLEAKLGLTTPIRHQLFIDGRFTDAISGETLATLNPHDNSVIAHVAVAGREDVDAAVAAAERAFPAWSRMAAAERGRILLKLADLIEEHAEDLARLETLDTGHPLRDSRRLDVPRTAACFRYFGGMADKFQGETIPVEPGFLNYTLREPVGIVGQIVPWNFPLMFTSWKMAPALAAGNCIVMKPAEITPLTSLKIAELMAQAGLPDGVFNMLPGLGSVAGQYIAEHPGIAKIAFTGSTATGRRIVQASSGNLKKVQLELGGKGPNIVFEDAPLQAAVNGSAWGIFHNQGQACIAGSRLLLHEKIADAFLDQFLPLARSIRLGNPLDETTEMGPLTSMQHRERVLTYADTATQEGGEILAGGKAPAGVLAGGCYVEPTVVRAKSFRDRVAQEEVFGPFVTVLTFATDEEALQIANGTDYGLGSGLWTQNLSRAHRVARDLHAGMVWVNSYKRVNPGSPFGGVGKSGYGREMGFDAMHEYTQVKSVWVNVDAEIPPHFQR, from the coding sequence ATGAGCCTCGCCGATCTCGAAGCGAAGCTCGGGCTGACGACGCCTATTCGGCACCAGCTCTTTATCGACGGACGTTTCACCGACGCAATCTCCGGCGAAACCCTCGCGACGCTCAATCCGCACGACAACAGCGTCATCGCGCATGTTGCGGTCGCTGGCAGGGAAGATGTGGACGCCGCCGTCGCCGCCGCCGAGCGCGCCTTCCCGGCCTGGAGCCGCATGGCGGCAGCCGAACGCGGGCGTATCCTGCTCAAACTCGCCGATCTGATCGAAGAGCACGCTGAGGATCTCGCCCGGCTGGAAACGCTCGACACCGGCCATCCGCTGCGGGACTCCAGGCGCCTCGACGTGCCGCGCACCGCTGCCTGCTTTCGCTATTTCGGCGGGATGGCCGACAAGTTCCAGGGCGAGACCATCCCGGTCGAGCCCGGCTTCCTCAACTACACCTTGCGCGAGCCGGTCGGCATCGTCGGCCAGATCGTGCCGTGGAACTTCCCGCTGATGTTCACCAGCTGGAAGATGGCGCCCGCATTGGCCGCCGGCAATTGCATCGTCATGAAGCCGGCCGAGATCACGCCGCTGACCTCGCTCAAGATCGCCGAGCTGATGGCGCAGGCCGGCCTGCCCGACGGCGTCTTCAACATGCTGCCCGGGCTGGGCAGCGTGGCGGGGCAATACATCGCCGAACACCCCGGCATCGCCAAGATCGCCTTCACCGGCAGCACCGCCACCGGCCGACGCATCGTCCAGGCCAGCAGCGGCAACCTGAAGAAGGTTCAGCTCGAGCTCGGCGGCAAGGGCCCCAACATCGTCTTCGAGGACGCGCCCCTGCAGGCGGCCGTGAACGGCAGTGCCTGGGGGATCTTCCACAATCAGGGACAGGCCTGCATCGCCGGATCACGCCTGTTGCTGCACGAGAAGATCGCCGATGCCTTCCTCGACCAGTTCCTGCCGCTGGCTCGTTCGATCCGGCTCGGGAATCCGCTGGACGAAACCACGGAGATGGGCCCGCTGACCAGCATGCAGCATCGCGAACGCGTCCTGACCTATGCCGACACCGCGACGCAAGAGGGCGGCGAGATCCTGGCCGGCGGCAAGGCTCCGGCGGGAGTCCTCGCCGGGGGATGCTATGTCGAGCCGACCGTGGTGCGGGCGAAATCCTTCCGCGACCGCGTCGCGCAGGAAGAGGTGTTCGGCCCCTTCGTCACGGTGCTCACCTTCGCGACCGACGAGGAAGCGCTGCAGATCGCCAACGGCACCGACTACGGCCTGGGCAGCGGTCTGTGGACGCAGAATTTGAGCCGCGCCCATCGGGTCGCGCGCGATCTCCATGCCGGGATGGTCTGGGTCAACAGCTACAAGCGGGTGAACCCCGGCTCACCCTTCGGCGGCGTGGGCAAGAGCGGCTACGGCCGTGAGATGGGCTTCGACGCCATGCACGAATACACGCAGGTCAAGAGCGTTTGGGTGAACGTGGACGCCGAGATCCCACCCCATTTTCAGCGCTGA
- a CDS encoding ABC transporter ATP-binding protein: MSAAVQAPLLEVRKLSARYGEVVALRLADLDVRDGELVAVLGPNGAGKSTLMRSIMGLAQATGSVRFQGKALSSGTAAVAAAGIALVPEGRGIFGPMSVAENLQLGAYMIGGRGPDYERRLDRVLTLFPRLKERMDQVAGSMSGGEQQMLAVARALMAEPRLILLDEPSLGLAPKVTAEILETLAALNREGLSILLVEQKAPLALKLASRVYVVSNGRVSTQIDPREIKSHDDLAQYYFH; encoded by the coding sequence GTGAGCGCAGCGGTTCAGGCGCCTCTGCTGGAGGTGCGCAAGCTGTCGGCGCGCTATGGCGAGGTCGTCGCCCTGCGCTTGGCGGATCTCGATGTCCGGGACGGCGAACTCGTCGCCGTCCTCGGCCCCAACGGCGCCGGCAAGTCGACGCTGATGCGCTCGATCATGGGGCTGGCCCAGGCGACCGGCAGCGTGCGCTTCCAGGGCAAGGCCCTGTCCTCCGGCACGGCCGCCGTCGCGGCGGCCGGTATCGCCCTGGTTCCCGAAGGGCGCGGCATCTTCGGGCCGATGAGCGTCGCCGAGAACCTCCAGCTCGGCGCCTATATGATCGGTGGGCGCGGCCCGGATTACGAGCGCCGTCTCGACCGCGTTTTGACCCTGTTCCCGCGCCTCAAGGAGCGCATGGATCAGGTCGCCGGCTCGATGTCGGGTGGCGAGCAGCAGATGCTCGCCGTGGCGCGGGCCCTGATGGCCGAGCCCCGGCTGATCCTGCTCGACGAGCCCTCCCTCGGCCTGGCGCCCAAGGTGACGGCCGAGATCCTGGAAACCCTCGCCGCGCTCAATCGCGAAGGGCTCTCCATCCTCCTCGTCGAGCAGAAGGCGCCGCTCGCCCTCAAGCTCGCCTCGCGCGTCTACGTCGTGTCGAACGGGCGCGTTTCCACCCAGATCGATCCGCGAGAGATCAAGTCCCATGACGACCTCGCCCAATACTACTTCCACTGA
- a CDS encoding branched-chain amino acid ABC transporter permease, with the protein MIDFAFLGQTILNGLSVGCIYGLIGIGFCVIYNASGIVNFAQGAFVMLGGMLTYVLGTYHVPLLPAAVIAILIVGLIGVVIERVVVRPLWDRNAAMFVMILATLAVQIVIERATLIAWGDQPKSLPVFTDYPPIRVAGVAIGYQTLWIFGTSLVLIALLALFFKRTLVGRAMRACAINRDAAALQGIVVPRMLALSFGLSAGLGAIAGILVTPTQYTAFNVGTPFAITGFIAAIVGGFGRPFGAFLGGLTLGLAQALAVFALGSGLKNAAALSVLLVFLFFRPSGILGSAK; encoded by the coding sequence ATGATTGATTTCGCCTTCCTGGGTCAGACCATCCTGAACGGCCTGTCGGTCGGCTGCATCTACGGGCTGATCGGCATCGGCTTCTGCGTGATCTACAACGCCAGCGGCATCGTGAACTTCGCCCAGGGCGCCTTCGTGATGCTCGGCGGCATGCTGACCTATGTGCTCGGCACCTATCACGTGCCGCTGCTGCCGGCCGCAGTGATCGCGATCCTGATCGTCGGCCTCATCGGCGTCGTGATCGAGCGCGTCGTGGTCCGGCCGCTCTGGGACCGCAACGCCGCGATGTTCGTGATGATCCTGGCGACGCTCGCGGTGCAGATCGTGATCGAGCGCGCGACGCTGATCGCCTGGGGCGATCAGCCGAAGAGCCTGCCGGTGTTCACCGACTATCCGCCGATCCGGGTGGCAGGCGTCGCGATCGGCTACCAGACGCTGTGGATCTTCGGCACCTCGCTGGTCCTGATCGCGCTGCTCGCCTTGTTCTTCAAGCGCACGCTGGTCGGGCGCGCCATGCGGGCCTGCGCCATCAACCGCGACGCGGCGGCGCTGCAGGGCATCGTCGTGCCGCGCATGCTTGCCTTGTCCTTCGGCCTGAGCGCGGGCCTGGGAGCGATCGCCGGCATCCTGGTGACGCCGACGCAATACACCGCCTTCAATGTCGGCACGCCCTTCGCCATCACCGGCTTCATCGCGGCCATCGTCGGCGGTTTCGGGCGGCCCTTCGGCGCCTTCCTTGGTGGTCTGACGCTGGGGCTGGCCCAGGCGCTCGCGGTCTTCGCCCTCGGCTCCGGCCTCAAGAACGCCGCGGCCCTCTCCGTGCTGCTGGTCTTCCTGTTCTTCCGGCCGTCCGGAATCCTCGGATCGGCCAAATAG
- a CDS encoding aldolase/citrate lyase family protein: MTKPDPAAFRRRLAAGEFLSGSFVKTPSGHATEILGDLGFDFVVIDEEHAPFDRRAIDEALVAARAAGIAGLVRVASGTASNFLSVLDSGATGVLVPHVTSVERAREAAAACRYRNGSRGFSNSPRAGRYGGLSLAQHIEQADAATTVIAQIEDPEALAVVEEIARVDGIDALFVGRGDLAVAMGEASPEAAPVRKAAETVARAARAVGKPVLFFVGSLADATAMRGIGGSGFVYASDQGLMRQAAAKALADLKTLAPEAIRL, encoded by the coding sequence ATGACCAAGCCCGATCCCGCCGCGTTCCGCAGGCGGCTCGCCGCCGGCGAGTTCCTGAGCGGCAGCTTCGTCAAGACCCCCTCCGGCCATGCCACCGAAATCCTCGGCGATCTCGGCTTCGACTTCGTGGTCATCGACGAGGAGCATGCGCCCTTCGACCGGCGCGCCATCGACGAGGCGCTGGTGGCGGCTCGCGCGGCCGGCATCGCCGGGCTGGTGCGGGTCGCATCCGGCACCGCATCGAACTTCCTTTCGGTGCTCGACAGCGGCGCCACCGGCGTGCTCGTGCCGCATGTCACCAGCGTCGAGCGGGCGCGTGAGGCCGCGGCCGCCTGTCGCTACCGCAACGGCTCGCGGGGCTTCTCCAATTCGCCGCGCGCCGGCCGCTATGGCGGGCTCAGCCTCGCCCAGCATATCGAGCAGGCCGACGCCGCGACGACGGTGATCGCCCAGATCGAAGACCCCGAAGCGCTCGCGGTGGTCGAGGAGATTGCGCGCGTCGATGGCATTGATGCCCTGTTCGTCGGCCGCGGCGATCTGGCCGTGGCGATGGGCGAAGCCTCTCCCGAAGCGGCGCCGGTGCGCAAGGCTGCCGAAACGGTGGCGCGCGCGGCCCGCGCCGTCGGCAAGCCTGTCCTGTTCTTCGTCGGCAGCCTCGCTGACGCGACCGCGATGCGCGGCATCGGCGGTAGCGGCTTCGTCTACGCATCCGACCAGGGCCTCATGCGGCAGGCCGCCGCGAAGGCCCTCGCAGACCTCAAGACACTCGCCCCGGAGGCGATACGCCTATGA
- a CDS encoding branched-chain amino acid ABC transporter permease: MTTSPNTTSTDLGAALRHLLLALAASLVGYAVYDGGYLITVVGFSLIYTVFVTGLNVFMGYAGQTSFGQNAFAAIGAYASAVLTATYGWPPLAAVAAGLAGSVVCAALVGFPTLRLKGHYLAMATLAIGLIVYEAIVQWRSLTNGYMGISGIPPIGIGSYEIASERGQLLFLAIVAALGVFASWLLRNSRFGRALVALSGSEEAARALGINVRRYKLAAFVISAVYASLAGSLFVHFVGFVSPEIVGMHMVILAFTMLYIGGIGTTIGPLVGAIVISLLPETFRTLKDYQDLIYGVALIVILIYAPGGIASLGAALRLPRPAGKPAPANKAGATAS; encoded by the coding sequence ATGACGACCTCGCCCAATACTACTTCCACTGATCTCGGCGCCGCCTTGCGGCACCTGCTCCTGGCGCTCGCGGCCAGCCTCGTCGGCTATGCGGTCTATGACGGCGGCTATCTGATCACCGTGGTCGGCTTCAGCCTGATCTACACGGTGTTCGTGACCGGCCTGAACGTCTTCATGGGCTATGCCGGGCAGACCTCGTTCGGCCAGAACGCCTTCGCCGCCATTGGTGCCTATGCCTCGGCCGTGCTGACCGCGACCTATGGCTGGCCTCCGCTCGCGGCGGTCGCGGCCGGTCTGGCGGGTTCGGTGGTCTGCGCCGCCCTGGTCGGCTTCCCGACGCTGCGTCTGAAGGGCCACTACCTGGCCATGGCGACGCTCGCCATCGGCCTGATCGTCTACGAGGCGATCGTGCAGTGGCGTTCGCTCACCAACGGCTACATGGGCATCTCCGGGATTCCGCCGATCGGGATCGGCTCCTATGAGATCGCCAGCGAGCGCGGTCAGCTCCTCTTCCTCGCCATCGTCGCGGCGCTCGGCGTGTTCGCCTCCTGGCTGCTGCGGAACTCGCGCTTCGGCCGGGCGCTCGTCGCGTTGTCGGGCTCCGAGGAAGCTGCCCGGGCGCTGGGCATCAATGTCCGGCGCTACAAGCTTGCGGCCTTCGTGATCTCGGCGGTCTACGCCTCGCTCGCCGGCTCGCTCTTCGTGCATTTCGTCGGCTTCGTCAGCCCCGAGATCGTCGGCATGCACATGGTGATCCTCGCCTTCACCATGCTCTATATCGGCGGCATCGGCACCACCATCGGCCCGCTCGTCGGCGCCATCGTCATCAGCCTGCTGCCCGAGACGTTCCGGACGCTCAAGGACTATCAGGACCTGATCTACGGCGTGGCGCTGATCGTCATCCTGATCTACGCGCCCGGCGGTATCGCCTCGCTCGGCGCGGCCCTGCGCCTGCCGCGCCCCGCCGGCAAGCCGGCCCCGGCCAACAAGGCGGGAGCGACCGCGTCATGA
- a CDS encoding tripartite tricarboxylate transporter substrate binding protein yields MIRKAIRLAAAGAVLMMLPALAQAQSWPSKPIRLIVAFPAGGLVDTVARQLQPALQQALGQPVVIDNRGGAGGTIGSAEVARSEPDGHTLLMIFDSYATYPLVYPKLSFDSLKDLKPVTQIASNPLVLVVNPRVPANDLKSFVELLKAQPERFNYASVGVGSSNHLTAELFQEVTGSTITHVPYRGGGPAQQDLVGGQVQMMFLSASLAHPHVKAGALRALAQTGVERVSAYADTPTVAESGYPDFTVNSWVGLLAPAGTPQPIVERLHAEIRRIVMEPALSARLQEQGLTGVASTPDQFAKTLRAEQDKWVRLVNQRKLKLE; encoded by the coding sequence ATGATCCGTAAGGCCATCAGGCTGGCTGCCGCCGGCGCCGTGTTGATGATGCTGCCTGCGCTCGCGCAGGCGCAGAGCTGGCCGAGCAAGCCGATCCGCCTGATCGTCGCCTTCCCCGCGGGAGGCCTGGTCGACACCGTCGCGCGCCAATTGCAGCCCGCTTTGCAGCAGGCGCTCGGGCAGCCCGTCGTCATCGATAACCGCGGCGGCGCCGGCGGCACGATCGGATCGGCCGAGGTCGCGCGCTCCGAGCCGGACGGACACACGCTGCTGATGATCTTCGACAGCTATGCGACCTACCCGCTGGTCTATCCGAAGCTGAGCTTCGACTCGTTGAAGGATCTGAAGCCCGTCACGCAGATCGCCAGCAATCCGCTGGTCCTGGTGGTCAATCCGCGCGTACCGGCCAACGACCTGAAGTCGTTCGTCGAGCTGCTCAAGGCGCAGCCGGAACGGTTCAATTACGCCTCTGTTGGCGTCGGCTCCAGCAACCACCTGACTGCGGAGCTATTTCAGGAGGTCACCGGCTCGACCATAACTCACGTTCCCTATCGAGGCGGCGGCCCTGCTCAGCAGGATCTGGTCGGCGGCCAGGTTCAGATGATGTTCCTGTCGGCCTCGCTGGCCCATCCGCATGTCAAGGCCGGCGCCCTGCGCGCCCTGGCCCAAACCGGAGTGGAACGGGTTTCCGCCTATGCCGACACCCCGACCGTGGCGGAAAGCGGCTATCCGGATTTCACCGTCAACTCCTGGGTCGGCCTGCTCGCGCCGGCCGGCACGCCGCAGCCGATCGTCGAGCGGCTGCACGCGGAAATCCGCAGGATCGTGATGGAACCGGCCCTTTCGGCACGGCTTCAGGAACAGGGCCTCACCGGTGTCGCGAGTACGCCGGACCAGTTCGCCAAGACGCTCAGGGCGGAACAGGACAAGTGGGTGCGCCTCGTGAACCAGCGCAAGTTGAAACTTGAGTGA
- a CDS encoding ABC transporter ATP-binding protein has product MSILRVEGLTRRFGGLVANNDISFAIPAGGISAVIGPNGAGKTTLFNMISGFIPPTSGRVFFRDELITGCEPEDIAGRGLIRTFQLTQLFQALTVLENVKVGCHVRTKAGILAALLRPGWARREEAETERKAHELLVLVSLDGLAGVKAAVLPYGQQRLLEIARAMAAEPQLLLLDEPAAGLNHDETERLAGVIRKIAETGTTVLLIEHDMRLVMNTADHIVVINFGSKIAEGTPSEIQANPQVVEAYLGGVELLHD; this is encoded by the coding sequence ATGAGCATTCTGCGCGTGGAAGGCCTGACGCGGCGCTTCGGCGGCCTCGTCGCCAACAACGACATCTCCTTCGCGATCCCGGCGGGAGGCATCTCGGCGGTCATCGGCCCGAACGGCGCCGGCAAGACGACGCTGTTCAACATGATCTCGGGGTTCATTCCCCCGACATCCGGCCGCGTTTTCTTCCGCGACGAGCTGATCACGGGGTGCGAGCCCGAGGACATCGCCGGACGCGGGCTGATCCGCACCTTCCAGCTCACGCAGCTCTTCCAGGCGCTCACGGTGCTGGAGAATGTGAAGGTCGGCTGCCATGTCCGCACGAAGGCCGGCATCCTGGCGGCGCTCCTGCGCCCGGGCTGGGCGCGGCGTGAGGAGGCGGAGACCGAGCGCAAGGCACATGAGCTTCTGGTGCTGGTGAGCCTCGACGGATTGGCCGGCGTCAAGGCCGCTGTCCTGCCCTATGGGCAGCAGCGGCTGCTCGAGATCGCCCGCGCGATGGCGGCCGAACCTCAACTCCTTCTCCTCGACGAACCGGCGGCGGGCCTCAACCACGACGAGACCGAACGTCTGGCCGGCGTGATCCGCAAGATCGCGGAGACGGGCACCACGGTGCTCCTGATCGAGCATGACATGCGGCTGGTGATGAACACGGCCGACCACATCGTTGTGATCAATTTCGGCAGCAAGATCGCCGAAGGAACACCCTCCGAAATCCAGGCCAACCCCCAGGTCGTCGAGGCTTATCTCGGCGGAGTGGAGCTGCTCCATGATTGA
- a CDS encoding IclR family transcriptional regulator: protein MTEASDGGVRSVQVALDVLETVAFAHEELGVTQIAERLGLTKGSVHRHLLTLVDRGYLSQNAKTARYCVGPKSRVLANVAPEIDLKQIAEGPMRELRDRTGQTVVLSALTPRGALVNLTLPSTSPIEIGVRSGSELPFATSAQGRVLLAYSSRPFQERILAQKITPLTAKTIHDRDALDAELSRITKDGYASAPEEVLLGINAVAGPIFNGDDAIIGSVALVGSIQFLPATPDESTVAALADCCDQISRRAGHRRQTDAKTPAKTKTAPSVRLSR from the coding sequence ATGACAGAGGCTAGCGACGGCGGCGTCCGGTCGGTTCAGGTGGCGCTCGACGTGCTGGAGACGGTGGCTTTCGCGCATGAGGAACTGGGCGTCACGCAGATCGCGGAGCGCCTCGGGCTGACGAAGGGGTCGGTGCACCGCCACCTTCTGACCCTGGTCGATCGCGGCTATCTCAGCCAGAACGCCAAGACCGCCCGGTATTGCGTGGGGCCGAAAAGCCGGGTGCTCGCCAATGTGGCGCCCGAAATCGATCTCAAGCAGATCGCCGAAGGGCCGATGCGCGAGCTGCGCGACAGGACAGGGCAGACCGTCGTGCTCTCGGCGCTGACACCGCGCGGCGCGCTGGTGAACCTGACACTCCCGAGCACGTCGCCGATCGAGATCGGCGTACGCTCGGGCAGCGAGCTTCCGTTCGCGACCTCGGCGCAAGGCCGTGTCCTGCTGGCCTATTCCTCCAGGCCGTTCCAGGAGCGCATCCTGGCGCAGAAGATCACGCCGCTGACGGCCAAGACGATTCACGACAGGGACGCGCTCGACGCCGAATTGTCGCGGATCACGAAGGACGGCTACGCCTCGGCTCCGGAGGAGGTGCTGCTGGGCATCAACGCGGTCGCCGGTCCGATCTTCAACGGTGACGATGCGATCATCGGCTCGGTCGCGCTCGTTGGCTCGATCCAGTTTCTTCCAGCGACGCCCGACGAATCGACTGTGGCGGCACTGGCTGATTGCTGCGACCAGATCTCGCGGCGGGCGGGGCATCGCCGGCAGACCGACGCCAAGACCCCAGCGAAAACAAAGACAGCTCCTTCCGTTCGGCTCTCCCGTTGA
- a CDS encoding LysR family transcriptional regulator, with amino-acid sequence MLTHSEPVNIAVQSARASPAICRSRLAKMDRLESIETFVRVAETGSFVEAARQLRVSRSVVTDRVKQLEDYVGGPLLHRSTRAVRLSELGQSFLPQCAALVRQAKDLLGEMRIDPAGTAGTLKIHALTGLVLGRFASLLRDFQSSHPEIQMQLTVSDAVVDPIKAGVDCALQMFQPTSGEFISRKLFFVRRVFCAAPGYLDAHGTPLHPRDLHHHRLGLYSGYPTRDRWTFHHNGQAEIVDLAPTLLTNSVHLLCEYALEQGGIVCLPTLLASEQIQGGRLKLVLPQHSLSSFPLNAVYAVTSRQTLKLKLFIDHIRSAFGGLPPWDEVLINAGLLSATPHDESGATLSEDFPAIERKRRTMRSA; translated from the coding sequence ATGCTGACCCACTCCGAGCCCGTGAATATCGCCGTGCAATCGGCTCGCGCTTCCCCTGCAATCTGCCGCTCGAGGCTCGCGAAGATGGATCGACTTGAGAGCATCGAGACCTTCGTCCGCGTTGCGGAAACCGGCAGCTTCGTGGAAGCAGCGCGCCAACTGCGCGTGTCCCGTTCCGTCGTAACGGACCGGGTCAAGCAGCTCGAGGATTATGTCGGCGGCCCGCTGCTCCATCGCAGCACCCGCGCCGTGCGGCTCAGCGAGCTCGGACAGTCATTCCTGCCCCAATGCGCGGCACTGGTCAGGCAGGCGAAGGACCTGCTCGGAGAAATGCGGATCGATCCGGCAGGAACCGCCGGCACGCTGAAGATCCATGCGTTGACCGGCCTGGTGCTCGGCCGCTTCGCTTCCCTGCTCCGGGATTTCCAAAGCTCTCACCCCGAGATCCAGATGCAATTGACGGTCAGCGATGCCGTCGTCGACCCCATCAAGGCCGGTGTCGACTGCGCGCTGCAGATGTTCCAGCCGACATCCGGCGAATTCATCTCCCGGAAATTGTTCTTCGTTAGGCGTGTGTTCTGCGCCGCGCCGGGATATCTGGACGCCCATGGCACGCCGCTGCATCCGCGCGATCTGCATCACCACCGGCTGGGCCTCTATTCCGGCTACCCGACGCGCGATCGTTGGACGTTTCACCATAACGGGCAGGCCGAGATCGTCGATCTTGCCCCGACACTGCTGACCAACAGCGTTCATCTGCTCTGCGAATACGCGCTCGAACAGGGCGGCATCGTATGCCTGCCGACCCTGCTCGCCAGCGAGCAGATCCAAGGCGGCAGACTGAAGCTGGTGCTGCCGCAGCACTCCCTGTCATCTTTCCCCCTGAACGCGGTCTACGCCGTGACCTCACGCCAAACCCTCAAGCTCAAGCTGTTCATCGATCACATCCGTTCGGCCTTCGGTGGATTGCCGCCCTGGGACGAGGTCCTGATCAATGCAGGCCTCCTGTCGGCAACGCCGCATGACGAAAGCGGCGCCACTCTCTCCGAGGATTTCCCGGCGATTGAGCGGAAACGCCGAACAATGCGCTCGGCATGA